One Rhinolophus ferrumequinum isolate MPI-CBG mRhiFer1 chromosome X, mRhiFer1_v1.p, whole genome shotgun sequence genomic window, TTACAGAAGACttttctccactgattttcaattcattcattcactcaatgttccacaaatatttaagcacctattatgtgacCAGTATCTATGTCAATATAAGCTGTTcctaatatgtaaatatacaatTTATACTACCCCTTAGATATAACTGCCACAACAGAGGACACCCTCCTTTTAAGCACAGAACACACTCTAAAATCCATTCCAATGGTCTTCCCCACTCCACAGTGATTTCCCCATTCCTACCAAGTATGGTTCCATTTCTCAACCTGAGGCAAATGGCCACTCTTTGACAATGGAGATGTTTTCCTGTCCAGACTGGTTGACAAAAACCTATTTAATTTAGAATGTAGCTGAAACAGCAccacagaaatggaaataatgctGAATTATTCACCTACATCGTTAGTTGACTAGATACTTAAGGACTATCTGGGACTTTAACATTTCTCTGCGAGAAATCATGTTCTGAGACGTAAACAAccaacttaattttattttaatgaaattttattttaatgaactttaaaataaaagttagggATTGCCAATATTTCCCACTACCCACTTCTAACACTCTACCTGGTATCTAAGTTCTTTTCCCTTAGGAGTGCTTTTATTCCAGTGTATCTGCGTAAGTCAAACGTAAAAGTAGCAAGCTGATGTGATCCAATCATATCAGATATATCTTCTCCATTAATAATTGAGAGTTGTAGACTGTCCTGAATCTGATAACATTGGGCCCTAACTGGGCTGAAATGCAGCTGGgacacttttattatttgttctcaTTTAATTTCTAAGATGGGACATAATTTAGTctcaaaaaataatgttatttcccACGTCTTCAAATGTAACCAGAAATATGACCCCAAAAAGTACATCTAATGTTCTTTTGGGTGATAGATCTTTCAGTaatgaaaagaatacaataaatacatttttcaccAGTTATAGCCTGAGAAGGATACAACAATCGTATCTACTGCAGCAGGGTAAAGTTTAGCTCCAGGAGAAGTTAAGCCTGGACACATAATATTTGCTCCACTAAGTACAAATTTGATGGCTCCTTTATCAACCTGCTGGTGTGGCAGGATAAAAGgatctagaagaaaaaaaatattacataaattaataaGGCTAACGACTCAACAGAAAAaaggcaaaggacatgaacaaaTATTTCCCAAAATTACAGTACTCTGACAGATgcaaaataaaagggaaacatCCTTCATTTAtccagttagtaaatatttttaagaaaagtatttcCTAGTGCTAGCAAGAGTGTAAGAAAACTGGCATTCCCATATACCTCTAGATGGCTAATAAATGGGTATAACCTTTCTTTAGGACTACTTGGCAACATGTATCAACAGCCTTGAAAAGGCTCAAACTCTTTGACTCAAATCTACTTCTAAgatttatcctaagaaaaaatgagagatgTACAAAATATTTCAGGAGGAAGATATTCATTGCAACACTAATAGTTATAATTGAAATAAACTGGAATCAAATGTCCAACAATAAGAGATACAGGACTTCAGGTGtatctataatatctatataATAGAGCCATGGTTTTTTGAAGAATACATAAATACCCTGGGAAATGTTCATAATATAACGTTAagtggaaaaagaagaataaaaatactaCCAAAAATATCAGTGGTTTCTAGGTGCtcatggggagagggaggaaggaggaacaAATTGGTggaacacaggatttttagggcagtgaaaccatTTTGTACCATATGTTAACAGTGGACATTATGCATTTGGCAAAACCCACAGGATGTATAACACAAAGaataaaccctaatgtaaactatggactgtggttaataataatgtatcaatactgGTTCagcaattgtaacaaatgtatcacaccaatgaaagatgttaataataagggaagggtggggaggaagaataTGGGAACTCTACTTgctgttcaatttttctgtaaacctaaaactgctctaaaaataagtcttttaattaaaaaataactatataacagagcccaatttaaaaaggaaaaaaatatacatttacatagaCACAATACAAGAAATAATTGGATGGAAGTACACTGATATATTAACAATGGTTATCTCTAGGTTATGGGAAtacagaaatgattttatttctgtattttccaaatttctagaATGAACACACTCCTTTtgtaatcttaaaaatattatttttgcgtgtgtgtgtctaCAAATAATTCATAACCTAACAATTAAAGGATCCCTGGAGAACTTAAAACAATGAATAGGGGAAAACTTTTTAGGCCACTCAGGGCTCTCTAGGGATAATAACAACAACCATTGGTAAAATTTATTCACTTTAATGTTTTACCACTAGCCCTCCCACTAGTCAGAGAACAAGTAAGTCTTTTTCCTGCCAAgactcaaaattaatttaaacatctTACTGATAAAAAGGAACCTGAATGAATTAATGCATTTACTACTCACAAGCCATAATTTGTTTTCTAGATCTCCATCCTCATTAATACCTGCCCTTTAATTATGATGACAATAATACTAGTggacatttattaaacaattacTACATCAATATAATGGCTATCatatattgagcacttactatgttcccGGTATTGTGTTAGGTACATTACatgcactatctcatttaatcctcacaaccctagGAGATGTAATACACAACTATGTCCAttctaaaagataaggaaatgagGCTTAAACAATTTAAGTGACTCGACAAAAGTGACATACAATGGGGATTGAACCCCGGTCTACCTAACTCCAAGTTCATGTTTTTAACCACCATATTATCCTGCTTCTTGCACAAGAATAACTTTAAGATGTTCAAAAAAGGTTGGTTCCCAGCAAAATAGTGCTATATAGAAACATCTGTTTCTTCCAACATATTATGAAAATGCTTAATGTGCGGAAAAACTGGAATAGTTCAATGAACACCTGGACATCATCCACTTAGATTCAACAATTGTTCATTAACACTTTGccatatttactttatttctttctatttaaacacacattatttttcctctaccattttaaatttcagacaATGCTTCACCATAAATAAGCACACATCACCTAAGAATAAAGTCGTTCTACACAATAACACTATTATCATACCTAAAAATTTAACAGCAGTTCTACAATATCATCTTATAGTCAAACCAGATTCAAATTTCCCCCAATAGTCCCAAGAAAGTCTATATCTTTttatgttgggggtggggagggcttgaattttgtttttcaaaccagGATCCAATCTAGATTCATgcaatacatttgattttttttttttgcaatacaaATATGCAATACAAACTTATTGCATATACAAATACGCAATACAAACTTATTAcagagtagatttttttttaaagtttattggcgtgacaatagtaaagttacatttgattattttttctctgttctcttctggTTGAGTAGGaattaatgtcatcaaaatgtcttaatgtcaccaaaatattttaattttaaacttgttCCCATTGCATTGGGActcaatttattttcatcatagtTCTTTTTTAACCTGATGAAATCAATACTTAATCGAATAATtgtaaatattcctttttaaatattaaaatgctttgCCTCTTTTAAGATTTGCCTAACAGCTTTACTGCTCCAGACCTCTGCTTCACCAGGTAAGTCAAAATTTATCTCCTAGGTCCAAAAACCAAACTCATTAGCTCACCAATAAAACCTACACAAAGCCTCCAGTCACTCCCTTTCTGCCTCTAGGCTAGAATGCCAAATGCATACTGGTTTGTAAAGCGGAAATTTTACTTCACAATTAAAAACTTGTGCACTGGGACTGTAtcttcctttggattttcttttgtaatgtacTCAATCTAACAATGTGCAAAAGTGGatattaataaacattattttgtttcataacaCCTGAACTTGGCACTCAACTAACAATACTGGGACCCCAATTAGATAATACTTTCCCTTATATAGAATTATCTCTACGAGAATGAGGAAAATCCAGATATaagttttaaaggaaatgttCACATTACTTATCACAgtttgtgaatatatatttgtgtaattatCTAATTGTTGTCCATTCTCCCAACTAGACTGTTAGTTTCATAGGAATAGGAACCATGTCTGTCTTTGCTTTCCATCATATTCTCAgtacctagctcagtgcctgacacatagtaagttcaacatatatttgtcgaatgaatgaatgttctttCTTGGGCTTTCTGGAATACATAATGAGAAAATTTGCTTTTTTCAGATTTACCATAAGATGGGGgttcattttagttttatattcatTAGTATCTAGTACTAATAAAAAACTACTAGAAGTCACTTTCAGCTCCTTTTGTGTGTTCCCATATCcccaaatacatattttctaacaAGACTTACATTTGTGAAGTAATCTTAGGGTTGGATAAAAAGGTCCCTCTCTTTGTCTGAAAAATAGTAATTCTCCATTTACTGTAAGGATTTCTATATGTTCATGGCTGTAAGACAAATGTCACAAAGTCCCAAGttagatattttctttcaaaaatgaatatgccaaatatcctttaaatatgaaacatCCATAACAGAGACACAgtaagcttttttaaaatttcagtaaagatccaggccaaaaaaaaaaaaaatgtgtaaactgTTTTACCTATCATACCAGTCCAGCagagactaaaaagaaaaaaaaaatattacctgctacaatcaattttatttcacatattattttaatttcattgttagataattcaataaaacaaatcTCTAAAGTACAAGCTGAAATAAATCCAACTCTGAATAAAAACTTTTAACTTGGATTAAACATAAAGCCACATTCTTCACATAGAACATTTGAACATTGCTTAGTTTTAGAGTTATTCTATTTATCTACTCCCATAATTACTCTATCAATATTTAACgtgaaaataattccatttattatgAGTGCAATCTAATCACACGGTATTCAGCTACTTACTCTGAGCTTTacatagagaaaaacaaagacttaCCATCGCACTATTTTGACAGGATCTTTCTTAGGCATGATTTGATTAAGCCACGGTTCAATACTTGGAAATTGCTCTATCAATTGGTTCTTAATACCCTTTATAACTGAGGTTTTCAACTGGATGCAGTtagacacattttctttttcatcaaatCTGCCAAAtgagttttgcaagataaaaaaggCATTTCTAAGCACACATATCAGAATAGCTaactatattgttttaattagtCATCTATTCCCAAGCAAGTATTTAGATGcctaaaataattatgaaatggtttttttttaaataacatttcccTTTTATTGTGTCCAGCACAACCAACGtgttaatacaatattaaaataaactgtcGTGTATTAGCTGGGGAGAGGATATG contains:
- the MCTS1 gene encoding malignant T-cell-amplified sequence 1 isoform X2, producing the protein MFKKFDEKENVSNCIQLKTSVIKGIKNQLIEQFPSIEPWLNQIMPKKDPVKIVRCHEHIEILTVNGELLFFRQREGPFYPTLRLLHKYPFILPHQQVDKGAIKFVLSGANIMCPGLTSPGAKLYPAAVDTIVAIMAEGKQHALCVGVMKMSAEDIEKVNKGIGIENIHYLNDGLWHMKTYK
- the MCTS1 gene encoding malignant T-cell-amplified sequence 1 isoform X1, coding for MFSKQRDCSIGYSVFDEKENVSNCIQLKTSVIKGIKNQLIEQFPSIEPWLNQIMPKKDPVKIVRCHEHIEILTVNGELLFFRQREGPFYPTLRLLHKYPFILPHQQVDKGAIKFVLSGANIMCPGLTSPGAKLYPAAVDTIVAIMAEGKQHALCVGVMKMSAEDIEKVNKGIGIENIHYLNDGLWHMKTYK